The region GTGTCCTATCCACACATAAAGTTGACGCACCTGGCACTCGTCTCCTCTCATTCTTGGGCTCACACTTGGACCAGAGCGCGTCTGCTGGTCTGGGCAGGCACGGGGCAGGGCAGTCGTCTCTGCCATCCTCTCCCAGATGGAGCAGAGTCACTTGGATGAATTTTTTGGCTTCAGATAAAGTAAAGTGAAAACACGTGGCCTTAGAACAACTTTAGGATGGTCAGCAAGGTGCTGGGCACGGGCAAGATCCAGTGTGGTGTCCACTCTGGTCCTTCAGGCTGGGGTCGGCTCCGGGCAGCAGGGGGCAGCACAGCCTCTGGTCCTCAGCTGGAGCCGCCTGGGTGCGGGTGCGTCATCAGCCCACAGCCGAGAGGGTGCAAGAGCTGCCTGGGGCTGCCGCCTGAGGGGAGGCCCCACCCAGCCCGCTGTCCCGGGTGTGTCCAGTGGTTAGCATCTTCCTGctgccctgccccccgcccccccgcccccccccccccagcctccTGCCAAAGCTGCCCTTCCTGCAGAATTCCGTGTGTCTCATTTTCAAAATCCGGTTCTGACCACCTAGCCCCTGGCAGGGGATGGATGCCCGGGTTCCCccagggactggggtgggggcggcGCTCAGCCTGGCTGTGCCCAGCAGAGGGCACCCTCCAAACGGGGTGGACTCGAGCTTCCTCTTGTGAGCTGTGTGCAGGCCTGCCCTGGAGCAGGGAGGCTTATCTGCCAGTCCCGTGGGGCTTCTGCCCACAGCATCTGCCTGAGGGCACCTGCTGGCCTCCCACCTGGCCCCGAGGCCCTCATCCCTGTCCTGGGCTCAGCACTGGGCTCTCCTGAGACACCGCTGGGGCCGGTGGTGCTGGGGGCGGTGGTGGGCTTGGTGGCCGTGTCCTCTGGTGAGAGGGGCTCTGGCCCATGTCaaggggtggcgggggggggctTTCTGGCTGGCGGCGGTTGCCCTGTCGCTGAGCTTCCTGCTGTGCTCTGGGCAGCTCGCTGTGGGGCCGTGTAGTCCCAGCAGCTGGTGTTTTTGCCCAAATAGGGTCAGGCTGCCTTTGAACTTCTGCTATCAGGTAACACGCAATAAATACCAAGGAAGAGAAGTAAAATTGCCAGATGACTTGGGCGTCTCACGCGCATCATCATAACGTGAGCTCAGGGACAGAAGCCACCTCTGCCCCCCGCTGTCAGCTGCGCCCGGAACACCCCAAAGTGTGTGCGAGCCCGTCCTGCCTTGGGTTTCTTTTCTTGCCATTCACTTTGGGGGGAATGATGGCCTGGTGAACTTTGACCTCTGGTCTGGAACCACTTGTGAGCACCACACCATCTCACCTGAGGCCTTGACATGCCCCAACGTCTGACCATGTCAGGGAGCCTGTCCAGAAGGAGACGTGGGTGCCAGTGGGCAGCTCGGCTGCAGGAAGCCTGGGTCCCTGGGTACCAGGCCAAAGGGGGCGGCCCCACCCTGCAGGACGGGAGGGCAGGACTGGCAGAAACCAGGGGAGCCGCCCGCGGGCAGGCTGTCCAGCCGCCGTGCAGGGCACTGGCGCACTGGCCCGCTCCTGGGCCACCCACCGGACAGGCAGCCTCGCCTGGCCCTCTCCACAGTGCAGGGTGTCTGCCCCGAGTGAAGAGGCTGCCCCCTGGCGTGCCCTGCGCCAGGCTCCCCAGCAAGGGCtcagggcctggggcagggctgcCGCTGAGGCTTTCTGTTCCCAGGAAGCTGGAGGGATGCCCCCCCTCAAgagaccccacacacacacacagcccttccCAGTCGGTTAACTCCGCCATCCCAGCAGGCCCCCGGCAGCTCCAGCCTGTCCCTCACCCGCCTGGAGGACGCAGTGTTGCAGGGTGGCCCGTGTCAGCCCGACTCCCTGCCAATTCTGCTCACATTTAGGAGACTTCCCTGTGCTGAGCACCGGCTACGGTCGCTGACCTGGGAGCCTCAGGGGACTAACGGGAGACctgggaggcgggggggggggggggggggggcccgcCCCTCCCTGCACCCGAGGCGCCGATTGGCCGCGGCCCGGGGGCTGGTCGCCGCGGGTGGGGCGCGCGGGAAGGAGCCTGACTCGAGCGCAAGGCGAACCTCTGCGGGCGCAGCCGTGGCGGTACCTGCTGTCGCCGCCCTTCCCGGACCCCGGATCCCAGCGCTCGGGCCCCCGAAGGCCGACGCGCACCCCACGCCCACCGGACCCCCGCCATGCGCGGCCTCGGGCTCCTGCTGTTCGCCGCGCTGGGGCTGCAGGGTGAGGAGCGGGTCCCGCGCTGCCTGCGCGGCCGCCTGGCCCGCAGCTCCCCGCGCGGGACTCTGGGCTCGTCTCGGGGAGTCGGCCAGTCAGCGGGGAAGCCCGGGCGGTGGACGCAGGGAACCTGCAAAAGGGAACTGTGTGGGTAAACGGTCAGCTGGGCGTTTCCTGCGCTGGAGGAGGGCCTTGCGGGGAAGTTCAGAGTGAAGGGCTGGCTGCCCCCCGCTCCAATCCAGGGCCTGGGGGCTATTGCCCACCTTTGCTGGGAGCCCCAGCCTGCCGAGGAAGGAAGGACTAGGAGCCTCAGCCTGGAGCTGGGGGGTCGGGGACACCCCACGGAGTTGCCCGGCCACATGGGGACCTGCCTCTCTCTGGGGGCGCTGGCTGTGCTGCTGGCCTTTACCCCCACCCTGGCTCCCAAGAGCCTCCGTGGGTTCTGGGGCGAGGGCACTTCCCAGGCAGGCGCCCTCCCCTTGGCCTCTGTCCTGGAGCTTTGCCAAATGGTCTAACGGGGGACGACCACTAACGCTGGCAAGAAGGACCTCAGGGGTGAGGCCGGTGGCCAGCTCTGGGTCTGGGCTGTCCGGCCGGGTACAGGGCAGCTTCTAGCTTCAGGCTGGCTGAGCCCGGCGGAAGAGGGCTCTCGCCCTGCCTTCAGATGCAGCCCTGTGATCATGGAGATGAATGGGGCGGGCAGACccgcttccccccaccccccagggcctGTGTGCATCCTGGCCCCTGAGGGGGGCGGTATCCAGGCCACCCTGGGCTCTGGGAGGCAGCTGGTGAGCTCCTAGACGGGCTGGCGCTGGGCAGCGTCTCTGGGCACTGCCCGGGTGGGGTCCTGTGGTCTCTTTAAGGCAGGGTCCCCACTCCGGCTGGGGAGCCAGACCTCAGGGTCTGTGGtgattcccccagagaaggggcCGCGCATGGCAGGCTGGGAAGGGACTCCCGGGGCAGGAGGGTGTGCTGTGCACTGCTGACCCCCCTCTCCTGCAGGGGTCGCCCCCGGGGCCGCCCTGCCCCACGTGGAGCAGTACGAGGTGGTGACACCCCGGCGCCTGGGTGTGCCCCGTGCTCGGCGGGCTCTGCCCTCCCGCCTGGTAAGTCTCGGCAGGATGCTGGCCCGGGGGTCCCCCCCACCCGCCTCAGAGCCCGTTTCCCACTGAGCAGGGTGATAGCTCCCTGTGTGCCCGAGATCGTAGCAAGGGGGCTGAGGGCCGGGGGCTTCCAGGCTTTGGGCAGACTCCTGGGAGCTCACCTCCACCCGAGcagcctgccccctgcccccaggcctcaGCTTCTTCCGTCCTGCTCACCCTGGAGGCAGGGCTGCCTCAGGTGGCCCCGGCTGGCACAGCCCCGTCTTCCTTTCTGGAGCTCGCCAGCCGGGGCCCCGCCCCCGTTTCACTCTGAGACGTGGGGTGGTTCCGTGGGCTGCGTCGCTGACACCTCTCCGCTGACGCCTCTCCCGGGTGTTGGGGCCGGGCTGGGATTCCCCGGGGCTGCCTGGGGGCATTCCTGTCGGGGTATACGCCTGCACATTTGCATGTGAGGGTGGAGACAGCCCTGACTTGACCTCTCTGTCCCAGGAGGAGCCGCCCACCGCCCACCGCCCTGGGCCCCTAGCCCCCTCTGCTGACTCTGAGCACACGGTCCTGGGGGGTCAGCTGCAGCCTGGGGGGGGGGGACTGGAGGGCGCAGGGCCTTGCAGGAGCCGGTCCCCTGAGCAGAGAGGGCGGCCTGGCCCCCTTGTCCTGTCGGGGCTGGGGTCCTCCTCCCCCACGTGGCCTGGGAGGGGTGTTGTCCTCTCCCTGAGGCCTGAGGCCCAGGTCTGGGTGGAGCTGCCCGCCTGCCCCACGCTCTGGGTACAGCCCAAGCCCCTGCTGCCCCTCCAGGTTTGAGGTGGGCGTGGCTGGGCAGGGCCTCACCCTggacccctccctgccccctgcccagggCCTGTACCCAGAGAGTGTCAGCTACGTCCTGGGGGCCCGAGGGCACAGCTTCACCCTGCACCTTCGGAAGAACAGGTGAGCGCCCGTCTTTCCCCTGCCCCACACCCCTCTTTCTCCAGCCTCTCCTCTGCACCAGGGGCGGCCAGGGCACCACGGTGGCTCTTTtccagggacctggtgggctcCGGCTACGCAGAGACCTACACGGCCACCAACGGCTCCCAGGTGACAGAGAGGCTGCAGAGGCAGGTAGGGCCCCCGTGCTCCTGCCCCGGGCCAGCAGCGGGGGCGGGGAGCCGGGCACGGGAGTGGGGTCCTCACACCCTCCTCCCGCAGGACCACTGCTTCTACCAGGGCCGCGTGGCGGGCCACCCGCACTCGGCCGCCAGCCTCAGCACCTGTGCCGGCCTCAGGTGGGTGCTACGGGCCAGGCGCCCCTCGCCCTCCAGAGGAGTGACTGGGGCCCAGGAGGAAGGGGTCTGCCGGGGTGGCAGTGGGGTCCCTGGGGCCACAGACTCAGAGCCTCACGCGTCTCTGCCCCAGGGGCTTCTTCCAGGCGGGCCCCGCCGTCCGCCTGATCGAGCCCCtggcgggggcaggggaggaagggCCGCACGCCCTGTACCTGGCGCAGCACCTGCAGCAGGAGGCTGGCACCTGTGGCGTCGATGACAGCAGCCTGGACAGCGTCCTGGGGCCGCGGGTGTCTGCAGCCCTCAGACCGCGGGTGAGTGGAGCCCCGACGCTTCTTGCTGCTCTGCTTGGGCCCGCGCGCCCCCAGACTGCTGGCTGCTCAGCGACGGGGGTGGGCCTGCGTCTGGCTCCGCCCCGAAGCGGCAGAGCCCCCGACCCCCCGACGGCTCCCCCAGTGCTGGCGAGGGCTGGTCGCCAGCTCCAGGCCGGGGAGGGGGTCAGCGTGTGGCGACGGGGTGAGGACAGGAGGGCTGTGGCTAGTGGCTGACTGGATTCTTGTTACCGCTTCTCAAAAGTGGTCAGAACCCAGAGAGACCCGCTACGTGGAGCTGTTCGTGGTCACGGACAGCACGGAGGtacctggggcggggcggggcgcaggaggatgggcggggcggggccccaGGATGCCGCTGAGGGTCTGCCGTCCTCCAGTTCCAGCGGTTTGGGAGCAGAGAGGCCATGCGTCAGCGGGTGCTGGAGGTGGTCAACCACGTGGACAAGGTGGGCGCTACTTCCGCTCTGGGGGCTTCCAGCAGTGACCTCTGGGACCCCTGGGCAGCTCGCGGCCAGCCCGACAGAAACCCTGCTGGACAGGAGGGTTGGAGCGGCGCTGGTGGCGGCCGGGCTGCAGGTAGAGCCGCCCGCCGGGGGAGGGGGAGCCGGgaccctgccccagccccagccttcgAGACCCCTCGCATCACAGTGGACACCGCGGGGCCTCAGGCCTGACCCTCGCTGTTCCCTGTCCCCTGGCAGCTCTATCAGGAGCTCAATTTCCGCGTGGTGCTCGTGGGCCTGGAGATGTGGAATGGTGGGGACAAGATTCAGGTCAGCTCCCAGCCCGATGCCACGCTGGACAACTTCCTGGCCTGGCGGACTCGCGAGCTGGTGGGCCGGCAGGCGCACGACAACGTGCAGCTCATCACGTGAGcgagctggggggcgggggccacACCGCCCCTGGGGAGCGGGGGCCTGGGGCGCGGGCTTCGGGGCGCTGCTCTCCGGCGGACACTGCTCTGCTTCCAGGGGAGTCGATTTCACCGGGACCACTGTGGGACTGGCCAAGGTGTCCACCATGTGCTCCCAGAACTCAGGGGCTGTAAACCAGGTGCGGGGGTCTGCGCGGGTTCGCTGGACAGAGGCTGTAGCCGGCcgcggggggggggagggagggggggacGGTCGCGAGGCCTGGGGCTTGACGCAGAGCACGTGGGGGGGGCGGGGCACTCAGGTCCGCGGCTCCGCCCCGTGCTGCGCCCTGGCAGGCTGAACGGCACTGATGCTGTTACTGTTATTTGTAATAATATTACCGTATATCTACTATTTGAAGAAGCGATGTTGGCGGGAGTACCGCCAAGCCTCTCAGCCTCCCTGGGGCGGACAGTGGGGGAGGAGCAGGCAGTGAGGTGGGGCATCAGACCTGGGAGCAGCCCCAGCCAGCGCGGCCCCCCTGCAGGACCACAGCCTGAATCCCATCGGCGTGGCGAGCACCATGGCCCATGAGATGGGCCACAACCTGGGCATGGACCACGACGAGAACGTCGCCGGCTGCTACTGCCCGGTGCCGCGGGAGGGTGGCGGCTGTGTGATGGCGGCCAGCATCGGGTGAGGCTCGGCGGTCCAGCCTGGCCCAGGGCCCCGGGCTGGGGGTGCTGTCAGCACGCAGAGCTGGCTCCACCCACCCTCCTGATAACAGGGACGCCCCCCAGCTCCCAGTACCCCCGGGAGCCCTCCTGATAACTGGAagccctcctcccccagctcccagTACCCCAGGGAGCCCTCCTGATAACAGGGACGCCCCCCAGCTCCCAGTACCCCAGGGAGCCCTCCTGATAACTGGAAGGGCCCCCCCCAGCTCCCAGTACCCCAGGAAGTTCAGTCACTGTAGCCGGGCCGACCTGGAGACGTTCCTGGAGAAGCGCCGCACAGCCTGCCTGGTGGACACCCCAGACCTTGACCGGCTGGTGGGCGGCCCTGTGTGCGGAAACGGGTTCCTGGAGCGTGGGGAGCAGTGTGACTGTGGCCGCCCTGAGGTATAGAGCTGAGCGCCGCCACCCTCCGCTGTCTGGGCTCGTGGGCCAAGTTCCCATCTGCAGGCTGGGCAGTTCCTGAGCCCTGGGTGCCCTGCACACCCGGCCACACCTCCTGAAACGACCGGCAGGGCTGCGGGGTGGGAACGGCCGGTCTTCCCACGGCAGGGGCAGGGCTCCCGGTGTGCAGCCCACTTGGACCTTTGCTGTCGCCTGCCCCCCCGCAGGACTGTCAGAACCGCTGCTGCAACGCCAGCACCTGCCTGCTGGCCGAGGGGGCCGAGTGTGCCCACGGCGCCTGCTGCCACGAGTGCAGGGTGAGCCTGGGGCCCGGGCTCAGGGCAGGTGTGCGTGCTGGGGGCCTCCTGTTCCCATGGTGATCTTGGCCACCTGGAACCAGGTGAAGCCGGCTGGAGAGCTGTGCCGCCCCGCGAAGGACCAGTGTGACCTTGGTGAGCACTGTGATGGCCGGTGGCCCACGTGCCCTGAGGATGCCTTCCGGGAGAACGGCACACCCTGCCCAGGGGGCTACTGCTACAACGGGGCCTGCCCGACACCGGCCCAGCGCTGCCAGGACTTGTGGGGGCCAGGTGAGGGGGGCACAGCTGCGGGACCGTCAGGGAGGTGAGGGTGGCAGCGGGTCCCGAGCCGGAGGACTGACCTACTCTTGCCTGCAGGCTCGCGGGTGGCAGTGGAGACTTGCTTCCGCTACAGCATCTCCGAAGGCTGCGGGGCTGGGGTCCCCTTGCAGTCCGGCAGGTGAGCGTCCCTTGTGGCCCAACTCCCCTGGGGCCGGGGCCCGGGATGTCCCCCTCCCTGGGGCCACAAGAAGGTCCTCTGCACAAAGGAGTCTGGGGCTGagtcggggcctctcggatggcgggggtgggggggccaccCTGCCCTGTGGGACCCTCGGCCCGAGCCGTTGTAGGAgggctgggccctggggctgAGGTGTGGAGGCCTGTGGCCGCCTGGGGCCTCGGAGCTCCTGGCGCGCTGAGCCTGGAGCAGGAAGCCCCACAGAGCAGCCCCATGCTCGTCCCTCTGTCCCCAGGGTCAACAAGTGCGGCACTCTCTTCTGCGAGGGGGGACAGGAAACCCCGGAAGGCCGACACTGCATCCTCACCATCCCCTCAGGCACTTGCCGGGCTGTTGTCCAGGATGGCAGCACTGCGTATGAGCCGGTGCCCAAGGGCACCAAGTGCGGCGAGGAGCAGGTGGGCCAGACACGCCTCCCGGTCAGGCCACTGGGCTCGGGGCAAGCTTGCAGGGCCCAGAGCAGGGCTGTGGCAGCTGCTGGAGCGCTCTGCCCCGGGTAGAAAGTCAGAAGGCGCATGGGGCTGCGGGAGAAGCCCCCGGAGTGAACGGGTTTGAAGACGGTCTGCGaggcctgggggtgggcaggggggtcCTCTGGTCCTGGTGGCTGCAGACAGCTGGCTGGGCGCAGTCCTTTCCCACGGCTGAGGTTGGCCAGCAGGTGGGGCCGTCGAGAGGATGGGGGCTGTGGCCTGTCCCCCCAGAGCCCAGATGCAAGGTGGGGGGGCAGCTCTGGCTGGTGGTGGAGACGGGTGCTGCAAGCAGGGGTCTCGGCCGGCCGCCTCAGGAGGCCCCCGCTGTCCTCCAGGTTTGCTGGGACGGCTTCTGCCGGGGCCTCCACGTGTACAGATCCAGGAACTGCTCCGCCCGGTGCAACAGCCACGGGGTACGTGGGCCCAGGGCACAGCCCGCCAGCAGCCCGCCAGCAGCCCTCTGGGCTTGAGAGATGTGCTGGCCACGCTTGccgccaccccgccccgcccccggccccgagACAGACAGAGGGCCAAGGCTGGCGCCCTGGGGGCATCAGGAGCTGCCGGGCCCTCCTGAGGCGGGGACTGTCGGGGATCTCCCGGGTGTCAGAGCCGGTGGACGCGTGGGCAGAACACCAGGTGGGAAGCACCCGGCTCTTGGGTCTGACCCTGGGAAGGCCCGGGCCCCAGGGCTGTGCCTTCCTGCATCCcctcctggggaggggagcccaCCGCCATGCCGCCCTGCGCCCGCGGCGTGCCCGCTTTGCTCAGGAAGCCCCGCAGCGTCTGGGGGGGCCGCAGCTCTCGGCACCTGGGAGGGAACCTGGTGGTGGCAGTCCTAGACAGCCCGCCTGTCCTCTGTCGGGGGCCCCGGGCAGCACGGCGCAGGGGGTCCCGAGGCCCTGACGCCCGGCCGCCCCCCAGGAGTGCGACCACAAGGACCGGTGCCACTGCTTCCCGGGCTGGGCCCCGCCCCACTGTGCAGAGCCGCTGTCCGACCCGCACGCAGGTAGGCTGGGCGGGCCGTGTCTGTTCACACGCTCTCAAGCCTGACGGGGTCTGGTCCTGCTTTTCCTCAGACCACCTGGGCAGGGCTGAGAGGAGGCCGCGTGCCCCTGGATTGTGACGGGCCTGTGGGGGGTGTGGCCTTGCAGCCTGACCGCACGGGTGCAGGGCGGCC is a window of Capra hircus breed San Clemente chromosome 26, ASM170441v1, whole genome shotgun sequence DNA encoding:
- the ADAM8 gene encoding disintegrin and metalloproteinase domain-containing protein 8 isoform X3 — protein: MRGLGLLLFAALGLQGVAPGAALPHVEQYEVVTPRRLGVPRARRALPSRLGLYPESVSYVLGARGHSFTLHLRKNRDLVGSGYAETYTATNGSQVTERLQRQDHCFYQGRVAGHPHSAASLSTCAGLRGFFQAGPAVRLIEPLAGAGEEGPHALYLAQHLQQEAGTCGVDDSSLDSVLGPRVSAALRPRWSEPRETRYVELFVVTDSTEFQRFGSREAMRQRVLEVVNHVDKLYQELNFRVVLVGLEMWNGGDKIQVSSQPDATLDNFLAWRTRELVGRQAHDNVQLITGVDFTGTTVGLAKVSTMCSQNSGAVNQDHSLNPIGVASTMAHEMGHNLGMDHDENVAGCYCPVPREGGGCVMAASIGSQYPRKFSHCSRADLETFLEKRRTACLVDTPDLDRLVGGPVCGNGFLERGEQCDCGRPEDCQNRCCNASTCLLAEGAECAHGACCHECRVKPAGELCRPAKDQCDLGEHCDGRWPTCPEDAFRENGTPCPGGYCYNGACPTPAQRCQDLWGPGSRVAVETCFRYSISEGCGAGVPLQSGRVNKCGTLFCEGGQETPEGRHCILTIPSGTCRAVVQDGSTAYEPVPKGTKCGEEQVCWDGFCRGLHVYRSRNCSARCNSHGECDHKDRCHCFPGWAPPHCAEPLSDPHAAPGSLRTRVLVGVGALVVLLLIPAGVLIYRRARSPIRRRNVAPKTAMGLSNPLFHEGLSKPAKGRAQAPPGASPEPAPPSQPPKPTASSVTPKRPPPAPPGSLQPPAAMARPPSPLPVYPQQAPGQQLRPAPPAKPLPVLKPKQVIKPTCAPPLPPVKPGARGAQPGPTQLLTRRLL
- the ADAM8 gene encoding disintegrin and metalloproteinase domain-containing protein 8 isoform X1, translating into MRGLGLLLFAALGLQGVAPGAALPHVEQYEVVTPRRLGVPRARRALPSRLGLYPESVSYVLGARGHSFTLHLRKNRDLVGSGYAETYTATNGSQVTERLQRQDHCFYQGRVAGHPHSAASLSTCAGLRGFFQAGPAVRLIEPLAGAGEEGPHALYLAQHLQQEAGTCGVDDSSLDSVLGPRVSAALRPRWSEPRETRYVELFVVTDSTEFQRFGSREAMRQRVLEVVNHVDKLYQELNFRVVLVGLEMWNGGDKIQVSSQPDATLDNFLAWRTRELVGRQAHDNVQLITGVDFTGTTVGLAKVSTMCSQNSGAVNQDHSLNPIGVASTMAHEMGHNLGMDHDENVAGCYCPVPREGGGCVMAASIGSQYPRKFSHCSRADLETFLEKRRTACLVDTPDLDRLVGGPVCGNGFLERGEQCDCGRPEDCQNRCCNASTCLLAEGAECAHGACCHECRVKPAGELCRPAKDQCDLGEHCDGRWPTCPEDAFRENGTPCPGGYCYNGACPTPAQRCQDLWGPGSRVAVETCFRYSISEGCGAGVPLQSGRVNKCGTLFCEGGQETPEGRHCILTIPSGTCRAVVQDGSTAYEPVPKGTKCGEEQVCWDGFCRGLHVYRSRNCSARCNSHGECDHKDRCHCFPGWAPPHCAEPLSDPHAAPGSLRTRVLVGVGALVVLLLIPAGVLIYRRARSPIRRRNVAPKTAMGLSNPLFHEGLSKPAKGRAQAPPGASPEPAPPSQPPKPTASSVTPKRPPPAPPGSLQPPAAMARPPSPLPVYPQQAPGQQLRPAPPAKPLPVLKPKQVIKPTCAPPLPPVKPGARGAQPGPTQEAVDPKVALKPPVQRR
- the ADAM8 gene encoding disintegrin and metalloproteinase domain-containing protein 8 isoform X2, which encodes MRGLGLLLFAALGLQGVAPGAALPHVEQYEVVTPRRLGVPRARRALPSRLGLYPESVSYVLGARGHSFTLHLRKNRDLVGSGYAETYTATNGSQVTERLQRQDHCFYQGRVAGHPHSAASLSTCAGLRGFFQAGPAVRLIEPLAGAGEEGPHALYLAQHLQQEAGTCGVDDSSLDSVLGPRVSAALRPRWSEPRETRYVELFVVTDSTEFQRFGSREAMRQRVLEVVNHVDKLYQELNFRVVLVGLEMWNGGDKIQVSSQPDATLDNFLAWRTRELVGRQAHDNVQLITGVDFTGTTVGLAKVSTMCSQNSGAVNQDHSLNPIGVASTMAHEMGHNLGMDHDENVAGCYCPVPREGGGCVMAASIGSQYPRKFSHCSRADLETFLEKRRTACLVDTPDLDRLVGGPVCGNGFLERGEQCDCGRPEDCQNRCCNASTCLLAEGAECAHGACCHECRVKPAGELCRPAKDQCDLGEHCDGRWPTCPEDAFRENGTPCPGGYCYNGACPTPAQRCQDLWGPGSRVAVETCFRYSISEGCGAGVPLQSGRVNKCGTLFCEGGQETPEGRHCILTIPSGTCRAVVQDGSTAYEPVPKGTKCGEEQVCWDGFCRGLHVYRSRNCSARCNSHGECDHKDRCHCFPGWAPPHCAEPLSDPHAAPGSLRTRVLVGVGALVVLLLIPAGVLIYRRARSPIRRRNVAPKTAMGLSNPLFHEGLSKPAKGRAQAPPGASPEPAPPSQPPKPTASSVTPKRPPPAPPGSLQPPAAMARPPSPLPVYPQQAPGQLRPAPPAKPLPVLKPKQVIKPTCAPPLPPVKPGARGAQPGPTQEAVDPKVALKPPVQRR